In a single window of the Halobaculum lipolyticum genome:
- a CDS encoding DNA mismatch repair protein — MRLEQYWGVGPKTAETLRDALGEEAAIAAIESADVRALVDAGVPRGRATRVLRRANGKEGMDLFGTRDAREVYDDLLDIAAGYAVTDHAADRVRVLTPLPSADRRRDRLEDVLAARDAWAALRESDRDAVLAAFDAYDEAGGTDRAALECALALREAGLRGGTFAALDGIDEDALGEAADALAVLTDDGVADGADDRLDALRERATAARELADSAFDVVETVRERGARDADAFRSAVVEYVAEETGLDRGRVRSAGPEGAVDSADFVGSMLRTLAEELETEATERAETVRAELVADVEDGGVDVDAVANAVGNIAFHLSLARFAVAHDLAAPDLDGSGVAVANARNLFLSGDVQPVSYGVGDHSLDVAPADDRVAVLTGANSGGKTTLLETVCQVVTLASMGLPVPADAAEVGRFDTVVFHRRHASFNAGVLESTLKSVVPPLVGEGRTLMLVDEFEAITEPGRAADLLNGLVELTVDRGAVGVYVTHLAEDLSPLPDAARVDGIFAEGLTNDLELLVDYQPRFGVVGKSTPEFIVSRLVANASDRAVRQGFEELAAAVGEEAVQRTLSDAEWTTADGG, encoded by the coding sequence ATGCGACTGGAGCAGTACTGGGGCGTCGGCCCGAAGACGGCCGAGACGCTCCGCGACGCCCTCGGCGAGGAGGCGGCGATCGCCGCGATCGAGAGCGCGGACGTGCGCGCGCTCGTCGACGCGGGCGTCCCGCGCGGCCGCGCGACCCGCGTGCTCCGCCGGGCGAACGGGAAAGAGGGGATGGACCTCTTCGGCACGCGCGACGCCCGCGAGGTGTACGACGACCTCCTCGACATCGCCGCCGGCTACGCCGTCACCGACCACGCGGCCGACCGTGTGCGCGTGCTCACGCCGCTGCCGAGCGCCGACCGTCGCCGCGACCGCCTCGAGGACGTGCTCGCGGCCCGCGACGCGTGGGCCGCCCTGCGCGAGAGCGACCGCGACGCGGTGCTGGCGGCGTTCGACGCGTACGACGAGGCGGGCGGCACCGACCGCGCGGCGCTGGAGTGTGCGCTCGCACTCCGGGAGGCCGGCCTCCGCGGGGGCACCTTCGCCGCCCTCGACGGCATCGACGAGGACGCGCTCGGGGAGGCGGCCGACGCCCTCGCCGTCCTCACCGACGACGGCGTCGCCGACGGCGCCGACGACCGCCTCGACGCGCTGCGCGAGCGGGCGACGGCCGCCCGTGAGCTGGCGGACTCGGCGTTCGACGTGGTCGAGACCGTGCGCGAGCGGGGCGCACGCGACGCCGACGCGTTCCGGTCGGCCGTCGTCGAGTACGTCGCCGAGGAGACGGGGCTGGACCGCGGTCGCGTCCGCTCGGCCGGTCCGGAGGGCGCCGTCGACTCGGCGGACTTCGTCGGCTCGATGCTGCGCACCCTCGCCGAGGAACTGGAGACGGAGGCCACAGAGCGCGCCGAGACGGTCCGCGCCGAGCTGGTGGCCGACGTCGAGGACGGCGGCGTCGACGTCGACGCCGTCGCGAACGCGGTCGGGAACATCGCGTTCCACCTGTCGCTGGCGCGCTTCGCCGTCGCACACGACCTCGCGGCGCCGGATCTGGACGGCTCCGGCGTCGCCGTGGCGAACGCGCGCAACCTCTTCCTGTCCGGCGACGTGCAGCCGGTGTCGTACGGCGTCGGGGACCACTCGCTCGACGTCGCCCCCGCCGACGACCGCGTCGCCGTGCTCACCGGCGCCAACTCCGGCGGGAAGACGACGCTGCTAGAGACGGTGTGTCAGGTGGTGACGCTCGCGTCGATGGGGCTGCCGGTGCCGGCCGACGCCGCCGAGGTCGGCCGCTTCGACACGGTCGTGTTCCACCGCCGGCACGCGTCGTTCAACGCGGGCGTGCTGGAGTCGACGCTGAAGTCGGTCGTCCCGCCGCTCGTGGGCGAGGGGCGGACGCTGATGCTCGTCGACGAGTTCGAGGCCATCACCGAACCGGGACGGGCGGCGGACCTGCTCAACGGACTCGTGGAGTTGACGGTCGACCGCGGCGCCGTCGGCGTGTACGTCACCCACCTCGCGGAGGACCTGTCGCCGCTGCCCGACGCCGCCCGCGTCGACGGCATCTTCGCCGAGGGGCTGACGAACGACCTGGAACTGCTCGTCGACTACCAGCCCCGCTTCGGCGTCGTCGGCAAGTCCACGCCGGAGTTCATCGTCTCCCGGCTCGTCGCCAACGCCTCCGACCGCGCGGTCAGACAGGGGTTCGAGGAACTCGCCGCCGCGGTGGGCGAGGAGGCCGTCCAGCGGACGCTGTCGGACGCCGAGTGGACGACCGCGGACGGCGGGTGA